From one Nematostella vectensis chromosome 7, jaNemVect1.1, whole genome shotgun sequence genomic stretch:
- the LOC5513037 gene encoding S1 RNA-binding domain-containing protein 1 isoform X2, producing MAAKVEKDKCAQIISQNLQLDENVVSRILVLLDNDNTIPFIARYRKEHSGGLDPAVLRHIDGQYQLLKEVQKKAESTKKKIGDQLTIEIREALDNAQSVEEVDEIFGPFKKGKQGTLAGRARQLGLDVAAERVLVHPQSVNLRDWVKKDTKGLSNIKEVSTGVQHVLAETISKDPSTSESLKALMEGCITLETSLSRSASKKTEAEVNKYKQYHAFKMPITRLRSHQILAINRAEQDKILTVKVAVSDNLKHRFLHDTKSRWIQPNAQGDIKRLLSTSIEDAYSRLLEPRVCRRARTQATKRAERESVDIFSQNLYRLLLTPPVKGVKVLSLDPGFTHGCKLAVVDPAGKVLEVGVIYPIGRKTKRQEAEDRVKEMVRRHRCETIAIGNGVGCREAETFISDLIKSKAFHPLDPRYCIVSEDGASVYSASNEAMLELPNLEISMRGAVSLGRRLQDPLLELVKIEPKHLGIGMYQHDIPEVLLRAALQGVLTDCVSFVGADLNAAGVSLLKCLSGLNEKRAQAIVEYREKNNGFVNRAQLLEVKGIGEKTYEQCVGFVRVRAAAAQTPAGDVICLDSDDEEEEAIGRKRKKRGENTSKKKARALKPNPLDMTPIHPEAYGAAERNITSTTLLVVLKVYGISGRSSS from the exons ATGGCCGCCAAAGTTGAAAAAGACAAGTGCGCGCAAATAATTTCTCAAAACCTTCAATTAGACGAGAATGTGGTGTCCAGAATTCTGGTGCTGCTGGATAACGACAACACCATCCCTTTCATTGCTCGCTATCGGAAAGAGCATAGCGGGGGACTAGACCCGGCCGTGCTTAGACACATTGACGGACAGTACCAACTCCTGAA AGAAGTTCAGAAAAAGGCTGAGAGCACAAAGAAGAAGATAGGTGATCAGCTAACAATTGAAATAAGGGAAGCACTAGATAATGCACAGTCAGTTGAAGAAGTTGATGAAATT TTTGGTCCATTCAAGAAAGGAAAACAAGGGACATTAGCCGGACGTGCTCGACAGTTGGGGCTAGACGTTGCTGCTGAGAGGGTTCTTGTGCACCCACAGTCAGTTAATCTAAGGGATTGGGTAAAGAAGGATACAAAAG GGCTGTCTAACATCAAAGAGGTATCAACTGGCGTGCAGCATGTTTTAGCAGAAACCATATCAAAGGACCCTTCAACTTCAGAATCTCTAAAGGCACT CATGGAAGGCTGTATAACCCTGGAGACCTCGTTAAGTCGCTCCGCTAGCAAAAAGACTGAAGCTGAAGTCAATAAGTACAAGCAATACCATGCATTCAAGATGCCCATCACTAGACTAAGATCACACCAG ATTTTAGCGATAAATAGGGCTGAACAGGACAAGATTCTGACGGTGAAGGTTGCAGTTTCTGATAATCTAAAACACAGGTTTTTGCATGACACTAAATCAAGATGGATACAGCCAAATGCTCAAG GAGACATTAAGAGGTTGCTTTCTACTTCCATTGAAGATGCATACAGTAGACTTCTTGAGCCTAGAGTTTGTAGGAGGGCCAG GACTCAAGCAACCAAGCGAGCTGAGAGAGAAAGTGTCGATATATTTTCTCAGAACCTCTATCGACTACTCTTGACCCCTCCGGTGAAGGGAGTAAAAGTACTTTCACTGGATCCTGGGTTTACCCATGGCTGCAAACTAGCAGTGGTTGATCCAGCAG GAAAGGTTCTGGAGGTGGGAGTCATATATCCTATTGGCCGTAAAACAAAGAGGCAGGAGGCTGAGGACAGAGTCAAGGAGATGGTTAGAAGACACAG GTGCGAGACAATCGCAATTGGTAACGGAGTAGGCTGCAGAGAGGCCGAGACATTCATTTCAGACCTGATTAAAAGCAAAGCCTTTCATCCATTAGATCCTCGTTATTG CATTGTCAGTGAGGATGGAGCATCGGTTTACAGTGCTTCTAATGAGGCAATGTTGGAGTTGCCAAACTTAGAAATTAGTATGAGGGGCGCTG TCTCTCTTGGGAGACGGTTACAAGACCCGTTGCTTGAGCTTGTTAAGATCGAACCCAAACATCTTGGAATCGGCATGTATCAG CATGACATACCCGAAGTCTTGTTGCGTGCTGCTTTGCAAGGCGTGCTCACCGACTGTGTCAGCTTTGTTGGCGCGGATCTGAATGCCGCAGGAGTTAGCTTGCTCAA GTGTTTGTCAGGTTTGAACGAGAAGCGAGCACAGGCAATAGTAGAATATCGAGAGAAAAATAACGGATTCGTCAACCGCGCGCAACTTCTTGAGGTCAAAGGAATCGGCGAAAAAACCTACGAGCAGTGTGTTGGGTTTGTGCGAGTTCGAGCTGCTGCGGCGCAAACTCCTGCTGGTGATGTTATCTGCTTAGACTCGGACGACGAAGAAGAGGAGGCAATAGGAAGAAAGAGGAAAAAGCGAGGTGAAAACACGAGTAAGAAGAAGGCACGTGCTCTCAAACCAAACCCTCTGGATATGACTCCTATTCACCCTGAAGCCTATGGCGCGGCAGAGAG GAATATAACCTCAACAACGTTGCTGGTTGTTCTAAAGGTTTATGGAATTAGTGGGCGTTCGTCCTCGTGA
- the LOC116618604 gene encoding uncharacterized protein HI_0568 isoform X3, translated as MAAKVEKNKCAQIISQNLQLDENVVSRILVLLDNDNTIPFIARYRKEHSGGLDPAVLRHIDGQYQLLNNFSNYRFRFSMPGNTESLYYSADILLLGLQLLKVIEINLERRQQPLKTAPFARRSF; from the exons ATGGCCGCCaaagttgaaaaaaacaaGTGCGCGCAAATAATTTCTCAAAACCTTCAATTAGACGAGAATGTAGTGTCCAGAATTCTGGTGCTGCTGGATAACGACAACACCATCCCTTTCATTGCTCGCTATCGGAAAGAGCATAGCGGGGGACTAGACCCGGCCGTGCTTAGACACATTGACGGACAGTACCAACTCCTGAA CAATTTCTCCAACTACAGATTCCGCTTCTCCATGCCGGGCAACACAGAAAGTCTTTATTACAG tgcaGATATATTGTTACTTGGCTTGCAGTTATTGAAAGTTATTGAAATAAATTTGGAAAG GAGGCAGCAGCCCCTGAAAACCGCACCCTTTGCCCGTAGATCTTTCTGA
- the LOC116618604 gene encoding uncharacterized protein HI_0568 isoform X1, with amino-acid sequence MAAKVEKNKCAQIISQNLQLDENVVSRILVLLDNDNTIPFIARYRKEHSGGLDPAVLRHIDGQYQLLKEVHKKAESTKKKIGDQLTIEIREALDNAQSVEEVDEIVSMSLLHFNIALSKSVWNIWVVTLIESAYYPGYQSLHRLLSSSDAKPPVLKNARLVPVPHG; translated from the exons ATGGCCGCCaaagttgaaaaaaacaaGTGCGCGCAAATAATTTCTCAAAACCTTCAATTAGACGAGAATGTAGTGTCCAGAATTCTGGTGCTGCTGGATAACGACAACACCATCCCTTTCATTGCTCGCTATCGGAAAGAGCATAGCGGGGGACTAGACCCGGCCGTGCTTAGACACATTGACGGACAGTACCAACTCCTGAA AGAAGTTCACAAAAAGGCTGAGAGCACAAAGAAGAAGATAGGTGATCAGCTAACAATTGAAATAAGGGAAGCACTAGATAATGCACAGTCAGTTGAAGAAGTTGATGAAATTGTAAGTATGTCCCTACTACATTTTAATATTGCTTTATCAAAAAGCGTCTGGAACATTTGGGTTGTAACCCTGATAGAGTCAGCGtactaccctgggtaccagagcctccacagacttctctcgtccagtgacgctaagccgccagtgctgaaaaacgcaagactagttccagtaccgcatggttaa
- the LOC116618604 gene encoding uncharacterized protein HI_0568 isoform X2, translated as MAAKVEKDKCAQIISQNLQLDENVVSRILVLLDNDNTIPFIARYRKEHSGGLDPAVLRHIDGQYQLLNNFSNYRFRFSMPGNTESLYYSADILLLGLQLLKVIEINLERRQQPLKTAPFARRSF; from the exons ATGGCCGCCAAAGTTGAAAAAGACAAGTGCGCGCAAATAATTTCTCAAAACCTTCAATTAGACGAGAATGTAGTGTCCAGAATTCTGGTGCTGCTGGATAACGACAACACCATCCCTTTCATTGCTCGCTATCGGAAAGAGCATAGCGGGGGACTAGACCCGGCCGTGCTTAGACACATTGACGGACAGTACCAACTCCTGAA CAATTTCTCCAACTACAGATTCCGCTTCTCCATGCCGGGCAACACAGAAAGTCTTTATTACAG tgcaGATATATTGTTACTTGGCTTGCAGTTATTGAAAGTTATTGAAATAAATTTGGAAAG GAGGCAGCAGCCCCTGAAAACCGCACCCTTTGCCCGTAGATCTTTCTGA
- the LOC116618604 gene encoding acid phosphatase type 7 isoform X4: MGHRPMYCSNTDHDDCTMHESRVWTGIPELNKPGLEDILYKYGADVLIWAHEHSYEKLFPVYNRQKMVVDSTWLIKDRHESYFKAHH; encoded by the exons ATGGGTCATCGTCCCATGTACTGCTCCAATACAGACCATGACGACTGTACCATGCATGAGAGTCGAGTTTGGACAGGAATTCCAGAGCTTAACAAACCAGGACTAGAGGATATACTCTACAAATATG GTGCTGATGTCCTTATATGGGCTCATGAGCATTCCTATGAGAAACTCTTTCCTGTGTATAATCGACAG AAAATGGTTGTGGATAGTACCTGGCTGATAAAAGACAGACATGAGTCATATTTCAAGGCCCACCATTAA
- the LOC125568359 gene encoding E3 ubiquitin-protein ligase rnf168-like produces the protein MRMCALFVLRYHNMAVGGAYKFPEFHTLLGDEGACPVCIEVFVEPKSLPSCAHNVCRECLEKITKRNSIRFVECPICRARSEIPQNGVNSFPTNTLLVRIIENIQGRKEQKAIKSALKKAKESLEEARNYREMVNSNISCLDEVRKDAEELKREISDHAEKLRQKVNEHESCLHAKVDKYFIDTYQSELDASNFTSIKKRLDDFIEKSSSCIENVEKVLQAGKLDEIIELVEVYVSQLGEIQGAPKMDNPRETATSNPAAFNMKFHKGEEEVVFGFLKNEIEKEIANLTCREGLTNSPSLQRDQAPPSTPQAFTSPLAISRQQTPSFRRGQLVQREHPSGNYLVRRVTVCQRTGDIAILADDREVYIYHDTPHGYKNPKRHIVSFRISDIAFSINNELIVVDNKRLVFYNRDHSFSQELLADDEEFHFVSVDASGRLIVTAECEDEDCVECYILVYHKNFELRLRFGQGYLSGECGRVEYYKSKFYVPDYLHGTIFIFHSNGDFLEALGMTNVEALAISPANDSILVCRKESMIYVYGVNSTDLGTIATNPWQAKSIAMTKDGKNAVVCFENCEFFDVLAFVP, from the coding sequence ATGAGGATGTGCGCTCTTTTTGTCCTTCGGTATCACAACATGGCCGTCGGAGGAGCCTACAAGTTTCCTGAATTCCACACCCTTCTAGGGGACGAAGGAGCTTGCCCTGTTTGTATTGAGGTCTTTGTAGAACCTAAGAGTCTTCCCTCGTGTGCACACAACGTGTGTCGAGAATGCCTCGAAAAAATTACCAAGAGAAACTCCATTAGATTCGTGGAGTGTCCGATATGTCGAGCGCGATCAGAGATTCCCCAAAACGGAGTAAATTCGTTTCCAACCAACACTTTGTTAGTAAGGATCATAGAAAACATACAAGGCAGAAAGGAGCAAAAGGCTATCAAGTCAGCGCTCAAGAAAGCGAAAGAATCGCTGGAAGAAGCTAGGAATTATCGAGAAATGGTGAATTCGAACATTTCCTGTTTAGACGAAGTTCGAAAAGACGCCGAAGAACTGAAACGAGAGATATCAGATCACGCGGAAAAATTGAGACAGAAAGTTAACGAACACGAGTCCTGCCTGCATGCTAAGGTAGATAAATACTTCATAGACACTTATCAATCGGAACTCGATGCTTCAAACTTCACATCTATCAAGAAACGACTTGATGACTTCATCGAAAAGTCAAGTAGTTGTATTGAGAATGTTGAGAAGGTCTTACAAGCAGGAAAGTTAGATGAGATTATAGAACTTGTTGAAGTCTACGTGAGCCAACTTGGTGAGATCCAAGGAGCTCCAAAGATGGATAATCCAAGGGAAACAGCTACATCGAACCCTGCTGCATTTAACATGAAGTTTCATAAAGGAGAAGAAGAAGTTGTTTTTGGTTTCTTGAAGAATGAAATTGAGAAGGAAATAGCTAATTTAACTTGCAGGGAAGGTTTGACCAACTCCCCTTCCCTTCAGAGGGATCAAGCACCTCCTTCAACTCCACAAGCTTTTACCTCTCCCCTAGCTATCTCTCGCCAGCAAACTCCATCCTTTAGGCGTGGTCAGTTGGTGCAAAGGGAACACCCATCTGGCAATTACCTTGTCAGGCGTGTCACAGTGTGTCAGCGCACTGGAGATATTGCTATCCTTGCTGACGATAGGGAAGTGTACATATACCATGACACTCCACATGGCTACAAGAACCCAAAAAGGCACATTGTCTCATTCCGTATAAGTGACATTGCCTTTTCCATAAACAATGAGCTTATTGTTGTAGACAATAAGCGCTTGGTTTTCTACAATAGAGACCATTCTTTTTCACAGGAGTTGTTAGCAGATGATGAAGAGTTTCATTTTGTGAGTGTTGATGCCAGTGGTAGGCTAATTGTTACTGCAGAATGTGAAGATGAAGACTGTGTAGAATGTTATATCCTTGTTTATCATAAAAACTTTGAATTGAGACTTAGATTTGGTCAAGGTTATTTGTCAGGCGAATGTGGTAGGGTTGAGTATTACAAAAGTAAGTTTTATGTTCCTGATTATCTCCATGGTAcgatttttattttccattcCAATGGAGACTTTCTTGAGGCCTTGGGGATGACAAATGTTGAAGCCCTAGCAATTAGCCCAGCCAATGACAGCATTCTTGTATGCAGGAAAGAAAGCATGATCTATGTGTATGGTGTTAACTCAACGGACTTAGGCACAATAGCCACAAATCCTTGGCAAGCAAAGTCCATTGCTATGACAAAGGATGGCAAAAatgctgttgtttgttttgaaaattgcGAGTTTTTCGATGTTCTTGCTTTTGTCCCGTAG
- the LOC5513034 gene encoding uncharacterized protein LOC5513034: MADGRAYTLPDFHTLLGDEGACPVCIEVFEEPKSLPSCAHNVCRECLEKITARNSSRFVECPICRARSEIPQNGVNSFPTNTLLVRIIENTPGGKEQKAIKSALKKAKESLEEARNYREMVNSNISCLDEVRKDAEELKREISDHAEKLRQKVNEHESCLHAEVDKYFKDTYQSELDASNFTSIKKRLDDFIEKSSSCIENVEKVLQAGKLDEIIELVEVYVSQLGEIQGAPKMDNPRETATSNPVAFNMKFHKGEEEVVFGFLKNEIEKEIIYLTCREGLTNSPSLQRDQAPPSTPQACNSPLAISRQQTPPFTSCQLVQREQPSINYLVRRVTVCQRTGDIAILVGDGEVYIYHDTPHGYKNPERHIVSFRISDIAFSIDNELIVVDNKRLVFYNRDHSFSQELLADDEEFYFVSVDASGWLIVTAVSEDEDCVECYILVYCKNFKSKRFRFGFRFGQGILSSDCGRVEYYNNKFYVPDYGSDRIFIFHLNGDFAGPWGMTNVKALAISPTNDSILVCREESMIYVYGVNSKDLKGTIATNLWQANSIAMTKDGKNAVVCYKNRKFFDVLAFVP; the protein is encoded by the coding sequence ATGGCCGACGGACGAGCCTACACGCTTCCTGACTTCCACACCCTTCTAGGGGACGAAGGAGCTTGCCCTGTTTGTATTGAGGTCTTTGAAGAACCTAAGAGCCTTCCCTCGTGTGCACACAACGTGTGTCGAGAATGCCTCGAAAAAATTACCGCGAGAAACTCCAGTAGATTCGTGGAATGTCCGATATGCCGAGCGCGATCAGAGATTCCCCAAAACGGAGTAAATTCGTTTCCAACCAACACTTTGTTAGTAAGGATCATAGAAAACACACCAGGCGGAAAGGAGCAAAAGGCTATCAAGTCAGCGCTCAAGAAAGCGAAAGAATCGCTGGAAGAAGCTAGGAATTATCGAGAGATGGTGAATTCGAACATTTCCTGTTTAGACGAAGTTCGAAAAGACGCCGAAGAACTGAAACGAGAGATATCAGATCACGCGGAGAAATTGAGACAGAAAGTTAACGAACACGAGTCCTGCCTGCATGCTGAGGTAGATAAATACTTCAAAGACACTTATCAATCGGAACTCGATGCTTCAAACTTCACATCTATCAAGAAACGACTTGATGACTTCATCGAAAAGTCAAGCAGTTGTATTGAGAATGTTGAGAAGGTCTTACAAGCAGGAAAGTTAGATGAGATTATAGAACTTGTTGAAGTCTACGTGAGCCAACTTGGTGAGATCCAAGGAGCTCCAAAGATGGATAATCCAAGGGAAACAGCTACATCGAACCCTGTTGCATTTAACATGAAGTTTCATAAAGGAGAAGAAGAAGTTGTTTTCGGTTTCTTGAAGAATGAAATTGAGAaggaaataatttatttaacTTGCAGGGAAGGTTTGACCAACTCCCCTTCCCTTCAGAGGGATCAAGCACCTCCTTCAACTCCACAAGCATGTAACTCTCCCCTAGCTATCTCTCGCCAGCAAACTCCACCCTTTACGAGTTGTCAGTTGGTGCAAAGGGAACAACCATCTATCAATTACCTTGTCAGGCGTGTCACAGTTTGTCAGCGCACTGGAGATATTGCTATCCTTGTTGGCGATGGGGAAGTGTACATATACCATGACACTCCACATGGCTACAAGAACCCAGAAAGGCACATTGTCTCATTCCGTATAAGTGACATTGCCTTTTCCATAGACAATGAGCTTATTGTTGTAGACAATAAGCGCTTAGTTTTCTACAATAGAGACCATTCTTTTTCACAGGAGTTGTTAGCAGATGATGAAGAGTTTTATTTTGTGAGTGTTGATGCCAGTGGTTGGCTAATTGTTACTGCAGTATCTGAAGATGAAGACTGTGTAGAATGTTATATCCTTGTTTATTGTAAAAACTTTAAATCTAAAAGATTTAGATTTGGATTTAGATTTGGTCAAGGTATTTTGTCAAGTGACTGTGGTAGGGTTGAGTATTACAATAATAAGTTTTATGTTCCTGATTATGGCAGTGATaggatttttattttccatttgAATGGAGACTTTGCTGGGCCTTGGGGGATGACAAATGTTAAAGCCCTAGCAATTAGCCCAACCAATGACAGCATTCTTGTATGCAGGGAAGAAAGCATGATCTATGTGTATGGTGTTAACTCAAAGGACTTAAAAGGCACAATAGCCACAAATCTTTGGCAAGCAAATTCCATTGCTATGACAAAGGATGGCAAAAATGCTGTTGTTTGTTATAAAAATCGCAAGTTTTTCGATGTTCTTGCTTTTGTCCCGTAG